AAAGGTATGCTGGAGAAACCTGTTCTTTATATGGTGTGCACTCATAAGGTGCTCGTTGATGAGACGTTTGGAACAGTGGTTGAAACAAAGGGGTTGAAACAAAGGGTGCAGACATTTAGTTTGGTCTCTTTGACTTCAGGAATTTCTGTATCACCTATGGGTATAACGCGTTTTCTCAAGTAGTGTTCCTTCGAATAAAATGTAAAATGGTTCAAGAGCTCGTCAAAACTTCTGATACCCCTCGCGCTAAAGGCGTTGTTTTTCCGTACATAGATGGGGGTCACATTTGAGGTGTTGACTACGCAATTTTAAATAGTTATAAGACTATATCACGAGCCTATGGAAATGGTATCGTTGAAGCACAGCAGTTAATGTCAGAACGTTGGCATGAAACCATCAATCTTCCTACACTATTAGTATGGGTTGAGCAGTTTGCATGCAGTTGCAGGGTATAAACAACTGCTATTTtaatttgtattattaaCTGGTACTGGTACTATGAATCTTTAAAATAACAATCGTAAGATAACAGTTTCATTTAGGGCTGTTCACCATCTTCGTGAAGCCTTCAAGCCATTACCTCCCTCTGTTGTACTTGTATCGAGATTGTGCGCTCATCTCATCAAAAACTTCTTTATAGGAGGACTTTCTATCACTTTCATATTTGCCATTCTTGTCACTTTTATCatgaatttcttgactTTCTTGGCTATCATTTTAGCTAGAACTATGTACTTCCAATATGAAATCAAGAGATTCAAAATCTAGCCTTTTACGTTTCTCATTATTTGAACTGTCCGATAgtccaaaatcaatcaaagaaattttaccTAACTCAGATACATGAATGTTTTCGAGCCTGACATCATTGTGAGAAATCCCTAACAGATGAAGTTCCTCGAGCCTTGACTTGATCGTTGTGTGCACTTTTTTCTTATCCCACTTTTTTTCCGGAATTTCCCTTCCTaagtattcaaatatatgcatcGGATGATCGGCAAGTCCGTTCCAGTAACCTGAAACAAGGAGCTTAGGGAAATTAGAAGCAAACTGAGAGCTagcaattttttcattgattacaagttcattgaagaacatCCCATAATAATCCTTTTTTTCTGGTATGTGGAAACACATCAAATCATTCTCTTCCCACAACCGACTAGAATAATAGTATAATTTGACAAAAACAGGGGATGGAAGTTTCAAACCAGGATAAAATTCTGCAGAATCGTATATAACTCGACAATATGTATTGCCATAAATGGCATCAAAGTTGTCACTATCGTCATTTTCTTTTACC
The nucleotide sequence above comes from Debaryomyces hansenii CBS767 chromosome A complete sequence. Encoded proteins:
- a CDS encoding DEHA2D00154p (no similarity), which produces MSEKPVLYMVCTHKVLVDETFGTVVETKGLKQRVQTFSLVSLTSGISVSPMGITRFLK
- a CDS encoding DEHA2D00176p (no similarity) — protein: MCFHIPEKKDYYGMFFNELVINEKIASSQFASNFPKLLVSGYWNGLADHPMHIFEYLGREIPEKKWDKKKVHTTIKSRLEELHSLGISHNDVRLENIHVSELGKISLIDFGLSDSSNNEKRKRLDFESLDFILEVHSSS